The Polynucleobacter sp. MWH-CaK5 region TCGGGAACTAAAGGATTAATCACGATCAAGGTTGCCGAGACTTTAGAGGCAAGAAATATATTAATTTCCCACATGCTTAGAGAGCTCTTGTTAGGTCAAACAATTTTGCTCATTGCTTTAACTGGGCTTATTTGGATTGTGATTAATAAGAGCCTTAAGCCGATTAATCGTTTGAGTCGTTATTTAGCGAATCGTGATGAATCAGATTTAAGTACGATAGAGAACAAGTCTTTACCAAAAGAGCTTGTTCCTTTTATAGAAAGTTTAAATATTTATCTATCTCGATTAGCTAATCTGCTCACGCTTAGAAAAAAATTCATAGGCAATGCCGCACATCAACTAAGAACTCCTTGGGCGATTGTTAAAACTCAAGTTGGTTTAGCAAAAAAAGAGCCCATGAATGAAGAGCTGGCGAAGATTATTGAAGGCCTCTCAAAAACAGCTGACACTTCGGTTAGGTTGACTGAGCAACTTTTATCAATGACGAAGGCTGAGCATGGGTATGAGATTGATTTGACTAAAAACGTAGATTTGGTCGCTCTGTCAAAACAATTGGTCATTGATTATTACCCGCATGCACAAAAATTAGGCATTGATTTAGGGATTGATTGTCAGGTTAACTCTTTGGTTGTTAGGGGATCTGAAATTTTGTTATCAGAATGCATTGGCAACCTAATCGATAACGCTATTAGATATTGCCCTTCTGGTACTCAAGTAACCATCAGGGCTGATCATGATTCATTGAGCGTCATTGATAATGGCCCCGGCATTCCATTGCAGTATCAGGAAAAGGTCTTTAATCGCTTTTTTAGAGGTGATAGCAAAGAACCTGGTAGTGGATTGGGTCTATCGATAGTTAAAGAGATTGTTTTGCAACATAATTTAAAGATTAGTTTAGATAGTCCTTATCTGTTAGATAGTGAAAATTACCAATCTGGTACAAAAATTACCCTATTTATTCCAAATTAACGGCACATAATTAGGGCATACCCATCTACTTTTATTTCTCAAAATCTGCTAAAAAGTCTAAATCCGGCTTTTTGCCTGATTGGGTCTGTTTTCGGTTCGTTTTAATAACAATGAAGGAGCAGTAATGAAAAAGAATCTATTAGTTGCAGCATTATTAGGTTTGGGCGTGATCGCCACAGCACAAGCTGACACTTTGGCAAAAATCAAATCATCAAGCGCAGTAACAATGGGTGTGCGTGAGTCTTCAGGTGCCTTGTCATACACAGTGGGTGACGGCAAGTTTGCTGGTTACCACGTAGAAATTTGCCAACGCGTTTTGGGCGACGTGCAAAAACAATTGAAATTGAACAAGCTAGATATCAAATATCAAGCTGTGACTTCACAAAATCGTTTGCCATTGGTGGCTAACGGTACAGTGGACATTGAGTGTGGTTCAACAACAAACAATGCAACACGTCAAAAAGACGTGGCTTTTGCTGTAACAACATATGTTGAAGAAGTTCGCATTGCTGTTAAAGCAAACTCTGGCATCACTTCTTTGAACCAATTGGCTGGCAAGAAAGTAGCCACAACAACAGGTACAACATCAGTTCAGTTGTTGCGCAAGCACGAGCGTGCTGCAAACGTGAACTTTGATGAAGTATTTGGTAAAGACCACGCTGACAGCTTCTTGTTGTTAGAGTCTGGTCGTGCTGATGCATTCGTCATGGACGGCTCAATTTTGGCCGGCAACATTGCCAACGCTAAGAACTCAGCCGATTTCAAAATCGTTGGTGAAGTTATTGCAGTTGAGCCAATCGCGATCATGATCCGTAAAGATGACCCAGCGTTCAAGAAGTCTGTGGACGACAGCATCAAGAAGATGATGAAAGACGGCACATTGGCTAAGTTGTGGGACAAATGGTTCTTGCAACCAATTCCACCAAAAGGCAATAAAGTTGG contains the following coding sequences:
- a CDS encoding sensor histidine kinase produces the protein MSLRIKSLKQALFIWLVLPLVLLIIINAIFSYRNSVDAANNAYDRSLYIAARTIAEESKLEGGRLKIEVPESATYLFESNIGSRFFYQIVNEDNQTLVGNAMLPSPSGQTENSVNYFSLVSFHNENINGLPIRLAILKHSLVESADLNQKSGTKGLITIKVAETLEARNILISHMLRELLLGQTILLIALTGLIWIVINKSLKPINRLSRYLANRDESDLSTIENKSLPKELVPFIESLNIYLSRLANLLTLRKKFIGNAAHQLRTPWAIVKTQVGLAKKEPMNEELAKIIEGLSKTADTSVRLTEQLLSMTKAEHGYEIDLTKNVDLVALSKQLVIDYYPHAQKLGIDLGIDCQVNSLVVRGSEILLSECIGNLIDNAIRYCPSGTQVTIRADHDSLSVIDNGPGIPLQYQEKVFNRFFRGDSKEPGSGLGLSIVKEIVLQHNLKISLDSPYLLDSENYQSGTKITLFIPN
- a CDS encoding amino acid ABC transporter substrate-binding protein; the encoded protein is MKKNLLVAALLGLGVIATAQADTLAKIKSSSAVTMGVRESSGALSYTVGDGKFAGYHVEICQRVLGDVQKQLKLNKLDIKYQAVTSQNRLPLVANGTVDIECGSTTNNATRQKDVAFAVTTYVEEVRIAVKANSGITSLNQLAGKKVATTTGTTSVQLLRKHERAANVNFDEVFGKDHADSFLLLESGRADAFVMDGSILAGNIANAKNSADFKIVGEVIAVEPIAIMIRKDDPAFKKSVDDSIKKMMKDGTLAKLWDKWFLQPIPPKGNKVGLALSASTKDAWANPNDKPAEDYAKK